A window from Primulina huaijiensis isolate GDHJ02 chromosome 13, ASM1229523v2, whole genome shotgun sequence encodes these proteins:
- the LOC140990997 gene encoding uncharacterized protein: MLLRSSSMPVLNSWKPNSAAVLSSPESDTSPLAFPRLTRSRSVCMATSFDDSIGRCSLTRPAIDHSDPKLKKNLRRIGAPSPLKIKQEMGHMLLSSSGLGAAAGEKVEEGCLLTERKKTPQTVAVAGGGGGGSKGGGICGGGRRSNNGSGSDSQDPGGWHGSEITEVYYETMIKANPGNPLLLANYAKFLKDVKGDSTKAEEYCGRAILANPNDGNVLSLYADLIWQMHKDSARAESYFEQAVKSDPNDCYVLASYARFLWDADEDHEDEEDLKASQCEVKTNHSTSNFFQDGSHWPHLAPAS; the protein is encoded by the exons ATGTTGCTGAGAAGCTCTTCGATGCCAGTCTTGAATTCATGGAAACCCAATTCAGCCGCCGTGTTGTCGTCACCGGAATCGGATACCTCGCCCTTAGCCTTCCCGCGGTTGACCCGCTCACGATCAGTCTGCATGGCTACGTCTTTTGATGATAGTATCGGGAGATGTTCTCTCACCCGACCAGCGATAGATCATTCGGACCCGAAGCTCAAGAAGAACTTGCGGAGAATCGGTGCACCGAGCCCGCTGAAGATAAAGCAGGAGATGGGACACATGCTGCTGTCAAGCTCCGGGTTGGGTGCCGCGGCGGGTGAGAAAGTCGAGGAAGGGTGCTTGTTAACCGAGAGAAAGAAAACGCCGCAGACGGTGGCGGTGGCTGGCGGGGGTGGTGGCGGTAGCAAAGGCGGGGGCATCTGTGGTGGTGGGAGACGGTCGAATAATGGGTCGGGTTCTGATTCTCAAGATCCGGGGGGTTGGCATGGATCAGAGATTACAGAAGTTTATTATGAGACAATGATCAAGGCAAATCCTGGGAACCCTCTCTTGTTAGCAAATTATGCTAAATTCTTGAAAGAT GTTAAGGGAGATTCAACAAAAGCAGAAGAGTACTGTGGAAGAGCAATTCTAGCTAATCCAAACGATGGGAATGTGCTGTCTCTCTATGCTGATCTAATATGGCAGATGCACAAGGATTCTGCCAGAGCTGAATCTTATTTTGAACAAGCTGTTAAATCTGACCCCAATGACTG TTATGTGCTAGCTTCATATGCCCGATTTCTGTGGGATGCCGATGAGGATCACGAAGACGAGGAGGACCTAAAAGCAAGCCAATGCGAAGTGAAGACGAATCACTCGACATCAAACTTTTTCCAAGACGGATCTCATTGGCCTCATCTAGCTCCAGCTTCTTGA
- the LOC140991015 gene encoding uncharacterized protein encodes MNTRREWDFTSEGWDHPITGPSRVDVAWGSTRTGQLDLNSWADEDNTTNVRHFDSCTMDANIPTPITEHMPEQDYLFGGSSHHVMNSDDDLYATSSDREDDHHVDNANEGTSARVLMSGATVTENIPIAPEQHLRDIPQFFNEVYDEQIPDSFGIPSASRTNFCNPERPELGVKMVFKSKNDLIASVKDFSVRVLRREYIVVQNSPTIWKVKCKNWSEGINCGWGLLASLKKSLGYFMITKYGDDHTCMSTQVGIDHHNLDVNMIASTLLGIVRCDLAYEIKYVRESIKEKDGYDISYDKAWQSLKRAVEVVYGTWESSVTLLPKYMGALSKYNPVTVVEWKHLRPYDHPHKVLNFVFWAFRPCIDGFRHCRNVISVDGTHMYTKYKHKRLIAVTLDANNKILPLAFALVDEENYESWHWFLGNVARHVSRGCSGVCLISDRHAGITSAVQDLLDFKPPRGVHRFCLRHVCSYFNWKFKNIHLKDLCWEAGI; translated from the coding sequence ATGAATACAAGACGAGAATGGGATTTTACTTCAGAGGGTTGGGATCATCCTATCACGGGTCCATCAAGAGTTGATGTCGCATGGGGTTCTACTAGAACAGGCCAATTGGATTTAAATTCATGGGCTGATGAGGATAATACCACAAATGTTAGACATTTTGATAGTTGTACTATGGATGCAAATATTCCAACCCCAATTACAGAACACATGCCTGAGCAAGATTATTTATTTGGGGGCAGTTCGCATCATGTCATGAATAGCGATGATGATTTGTATGCTACATCAAGTGACAGAGAAGATGATCATCATGTTGACAATGCAAATGAAGGGACATCGGCGCGTGTGTTAATGTCTGGAGCAACAGTGACAGAGAACATTCCTATTGCACCGGAGCAACATTTACGTGATATTCCCCAATTTTTCAATGAAGTCTACGACGAACAAATTCCAGATTCATTTGGTATTCCTTCTGCATCTCGAACAAACTTTTGCAATCCTGAAAGGCCAGAGCTCGGTGTAAAAATGGTATTTAAGAGCAAAAACGATTTAATAGCTTCAGTGAAGGATTTTTCAGTTCGGGTTTTGAGACGTGAATATATCGTTGTCCAAAATTCTCCGACAATTTGGAAGGTCAAATGCAAGAACTGGTCCGAAGGTATCAATTGTGGGTGGGGACTTCTAGCATCGTTGAAAAAAAGTTTAGGCTACTTCATGATCACAAAATATGGTGATGATCACACATGCATGTCTACCCAAGTCGGTATAGATCACCACAACCTTGACGTAAACATGATAGCCAGTACACTTTTGGGAATCGTGCGTTGTGATCTTGCATACGAAATCAAATATGTGCGAGAAAGTATTAAAGAAAAAGATGGGTATGATATATCGTATGATAAGGCATGGCAGAGTTTGAAACGCGCGGTGGAGGTAGTATATGGCACATGGGAAAGCTCTGTAACTTTGCTTCCTAAATATATGGGAGCTTTGTCGAAGTACAATCCAGTAACTGTTGTAGAATGGAAGCATCTTCGACCGTATGACCATCCACATAAAGTCTTGAACTTTGTGTTTTGGGCATTCAGACCATGTATAGATGGTTTTCGACATTGTCGCAACGTAATCAGTGTAGACGGTACCCATATGTACACCAAATATAAGCACAAACGACTCATTGCAGTAACATTGGATGCCAATAACAAGATTTTGCCGCTAGCCTTTGCGCTTGTTGACGAAGAAAATTACGAGTCTTGGCATTGGTTCCTCGGTAATGTTGCACGACATGTTAGCAGAGGGTGTAGTGGTGTGTGCCTTATATCTGATAGACATGCGGGTATAACAAGTGCAGTTCAAGATCTCCTTGACTTCAAGCCTCCTCGTGGTGTTCATCGTTTCTGTTTGAGGCATGTTTGCTCTTATTTCAACTGGAAGTTCAAAAACATTcatttaaaagacttatgttgGGAAGCAGGGATATAA
- the LOC140991820 gene encoding serine/threonine-protein phosphatase 7 long form homolog encodes MRLKVDLCGPVQILQIWVWSRITLLCPDRTQQVSMSEEHAGDVLQGLPFPPYGARWRRRFSWTHTAHHSVRIMRDMLDRMVEGQFLWTVYDMESPEVGRILNGDRIYLCRSACTLINFHIVEMHRPERCLRQFGMRQGIPPPATNFDNFHKLTRQGRNNFDWATYHKDFVEMWNDRYNFVIDGDYVIPGIPATRHHSGLYWLVSSHFTDSALAASGNEFEPGPSSSNMAYTIPPVVSNLPSYDAGYYTPIVGSFTQFLQSDFRLEGFEVGGNIADTSTYAGQTSTHGDDEQMLGRGRRVIRRPPCGTGGNRYRRH; translated from the exons ATGAGATTAAAGGTCGATTTGTGTGGCCCTGTTCAGATATTGCAG ATTTGGGTGTGGTCTAGAATTACTCTTCTTTGCCCTGATAGAACGCAACAGGTATCTATGTCAGAAGAGCATGCTGGAGATGTGCTTCAGGGTCTACCATTCCCACCATACGGCGCACG GTGGAGACGCAGATTCTCTTGGACACACACTGCCCATCATTCTGTCCGTATAATGAGAGATATGCTTGACAGGATGGTAGAAGGACAG TTTTTATGGACAGTTTATGATATGGAGTCCCCGGAGGTTGGCAGAATTCTTAATGGAGATAGAATTTATCTATGTCGGTCGGCATGCACATTGATCAATTTTCATATAGTTGAGATGCATAGACCAGAGCGGTGTCTCCGACAGTTTGGAATGCGTCAGGGTATTCCGCCACCTGCTACTAACTTCGACAATTTCCATAAGCTGACTCGACAAGGTCGGAACAACTTTGATTGGGCGACATATCACAAAGATTTTGTAGAAATGTGGAATGATAGATATAATTTTGTGATTGATGGGGACTATGTCATACCTGGTATACCCGCCACCCGCCATCACAGTGGACTATATTGGTTGGTATCATCGCATTTCACAGATAGCGCTCTCGCCGCCAGTG GAAATGAGTTTGAACCCGGACCATCATCTTCAAATATGGCATACACTATTCCGCCAGTGGTTTCGAACTTGCCATCGTATGACGCTGGTTACTACACTCCAATTGTTGGTAGTTTTACACAATTTTTACAAAGTGACTTTCGACTGG AAGGATTTGAGGTTGGTGGGAACATTGCCGATACCAGTACATATGCAGGACAAACAAGTACTCATGGAGATGATGAACAGATGTTAGGTCGTGGACGTAGAGTAATCAGGAGACCACCGTGTGGCACTGGGGGGAATCGTTACCGTCGACATTAA